From the genome of Verrucomicrobiia bacterium, one region includes:
- the argS gene encoding arginine--tRNA ligase, with protein MSLHQQIESQLQAAVRRVLPDADLAQVLVRPCPDPKFGDYQCNALMALAKARKTNPRQLATAVLAELDVAAWCESVTIAGAGFLNFQLKTAALVETLQAAARGEHLFFSPAAVPRCLVVDFSSPNVAKPMHVGHIRSTGIGDALQRILRLLGHRVITDNHIGDWGTQFGKLLLGWKEILDRTALERDAITELERLYKVINAACDADPQRLEAAKHELVKLQAGDAENLAIWKEMTRLSQVQFDAIYSRLGVKFDVTLGESFYNAQLPGVVQDLVARGIARESEGAIGVFSDGSVPPKEDVFLVNRDGEWVADPALVQKSDGGFNYTTTDLATIDYRLKTWAPQEIIYVVDDRQSGHFKKLFVTFARWQPEAAKRVKLVHVGFGKILGEDGKPFKTRSGDTVKLGELMDEAQERAFRVVSEKNAELSETQRREIARVVGLGAIKYADLLPNRQSDYVFSWDKMLALSGNTAPYLQYAYARIQSLFRKAGLTRESLTEAPIQLTQSAELTLAKHLLRFGLTLEAAASECRPNFICSYLYELAGAFTSFYENCPVLKAESAAVQASRLQLCDLTARVLKQGLEVLGIGVLEQM; from the coding sequence GTGTCGCTACATCAACAAATTGAAAGCCAGTTGCAAGCAGCCGTGCGCCGCGTTTTACCGGACGCGGATCTGGCACAGGTATTGGTTCGTCCCTGTCCGGACCCGAAGTTCGGTGATTACCAGTGCAACGCCCTGATGGCGCTGGCCAAGGCGCGAAAAACCAATCCACGCCAACTCGCCACCGCCGTGCTGGCGGAATTGGACGTGGCCGCCTGGTGCGAATCCGTAACGATCGCCGGCGCCGGCTTCCTCAATTTTCAACTCAAAACTGCGGCGCTGGTCGAGACCCTGCAAGCGGCCGCGCGCGGCGAACACTTGTTTTTTTCGCCCGCTGCGGTACCGCGTTGCCTCGTCGTGGATTTCAGTTCACCCAACGTCGCCAAGCCGATGCACGTCGGGCACATCCGTTCCACCGGCATTGGCGACGCGCTGCAACGGATTTTGCGCCTGCTCGGGCACCGCGTCATTACCGACAACCACATTGGCGATTGGGGCACCCAATTCGGGAAACTGCTGTTGGGTTGGAAGGAAATTTTGGATCGGACAGCGCTTGAACGCGATGCGATCACTGAATTGGAACGGCTGTATAAAGTCATCAACGCCGCGTGCGATGCGGACCCGCAGCGCCTGGAAGCGGCGAAGCACGAGCTGGTAAAATTGCAGGCGGGCGACGCGGAAAATCTTGCGATTTGGAAGGAAATGACCCGGCTCTCGCAGGTTCAGTTTGACGCGATCTATAGCCGGCTCGGAGTGAAATTCGACGTGACGTTGGGGGAGAGTTTTTACAACGCGCAACTGCCGGGCGTGGTTCAGGACTTGGTGGCGCGCGGCATCGCGCGGGAAAGCGAGGGGGCCATTGGTGTTTTTAGTGACGGCTCCGTGCCGCCCAAGGAGGATGTGTTTCTGGTCAATCGCGACGGTGAGTGGGTGGCGGATCCGGCGCTGGTACAAAAAAGTGACGGCGGTTTCAATTACACCACCACCGATCTGGCGACGATTGATTATCGGCTCAAAACCTGGGCGCCCCAGGAAATCATTTACGTGGTGGACGACCGGCAAAGCGGCCACTTCAAAAAATTATTCGTCACTTTTGCGCGTTGGCAACCCGAGGCCGCAAAGCGCGTCAAACTGGTTCATGTCGGCTTTGGCAAAATCCTCGGCGAAGACGGCAAGCCGTTCAAAACGCGCAGCGGCGACACCGTCAAGCTGGGGGAATTGATGGATGAAGCCCAGGAACGCGCGTTCCGGGTGGTTTCAGAAAAAAATGCCGAACTGAGCGAAACGCAGCGCCGGGAGATCGCCCGCGTGGTCGGCTTGGGCGCCATCAAATACGCGGACCTGTTGCCCAACCGCCAGAGCGATTACGTGTTCAGTTGGGATAAAATGCTGGCGTTAAGCGGCAACACCGCGCCGTATTTGCAATATGCCTACGCGCGCATTCAAAGCCTTTTCCGCAAGGCCGGATTGACCCGTGAAAGTCTCACGGAGGCGCCGATCCAGTTGACCCAATCCGCCGAGCTGACGCTCGCCAAACACCTGCTGCGCTTTGGTTTGACGCTGGAGGCTGCCGCCAGCGAATGTCGGCCCAACTTCATTTGCTCTTATCTGTACGAATTGGCCGGAGCCTTCACGTCCTTCTACGAAAACTGTCCGGTGCTGAAAGCGGAAAGCGCCGCAGTGCAGGCCAGCCGGTTGCAGCTTTGTGACCTGACCGCCCGGGTGTTGAAGCAGGGATTGGAAGTTTTGGGCATCGGCGTCCTCGAACAAATGTAA